One region of Emys orbicularis isolate rEmyOrb1 chromosome 4, rEmyOrb1.hap1, whole genome shotgun sequence genomic DNA includes:
- the LOC135878125 gene encoding homeobox protein SIX1 isoform X2 — MSMLPSFGFTQEQVACVCEVLQQGGNLERLGRFLWSLPACDHLHKNESVLKAKAVVAFHRGNFRELYKILESHQFSPHNHPKLQQLWLKAHYVEAEKLRGRPLGAVGKYRVRRKFPLPRTIWDGEETSYCFKEKSRGVLREWYAHNPYPSPREKRELAEATGLTTTQVSNWFKNRRQRDRAAEAKERENTENNNTSTNKPNQLSPLDGGKPLMSSSEEEFSPPQSPDQNSVLLLQGNLNHARSSNYSLTGLTASQTSHSLQDSLLGPLTSSLVDLGS; from the exons ATGTCCATGCTGCCGTCCTTCGGCTTCACGCAGGAGCAAGTGGCCTGCGTGTGCGAGGTGCTCCAGCAAGGGGGGAACCTGGAGCGGCTGGGCCGGTTCCTCTGGTCCCTGCCGGCCTGCGACCACCTGCACAAGAACGAGAGCGTCCTCAAAGCCAAGGCGGTGGTGGCCTTCCACCGGGGCAACTTCCGCGAGCTCTACAAGATCCTGGAGAGCCACCAGTTCTCGCCCCACAACCACCCcaagctgcagcagctctggctcAAGGCGCACTACGTGGAAGCCGAGAAGCTACGGGGCAGACCCCTGGGCGCCGTGGGCAAGTACCGGGTGCGCCGAAAATTCCCCCTGCCCAGGACCATCTGGGATGGCGAGGAGACCAGCTACTGCTTCAAGGAGAAGTCCCGGGGCGTGCTGAGGGAGTGGTACGCACACAACCCCTACCCCTCGCCCCGGGAGAAAAGGGAGCTGGCCGAGGCCACCGGCCTCACCACCACCCAGGTCAGCAACTGGTTTAAAAACAGGAGGCAGCGGGACAGAGCAGCAGAGGCGAAGGAAAG GGAGAACACTGAAAACAACAACACGTCCACCAACAAACCCAACCAGCTCTCTCCCCTGGATGGGGGCAAACCGCTTATGTCCAGCTCCGAAGAAGAATTCTCCCCCCCACAAAGTCCAGATCAGAACTCAGTCCTTCTGTTACAGGGAAACCTCAACCATGCCAGGAGCTCCAACTATTCCCTGACCGGCTTAACTGCCTCTCAGACCAGCCACAGCCTTCAGGACTCCCTGTTAGGACCCCTCACCTCGAGCTTGGTAGACCTCGGCTCCTAA
- the LOC135878125 gene encoding homeobox protein SIX1 isoform X1, with translation MSMLPSFGFTQEQVACVCEVLQQGGNLERLGRFLWSLPACDHLHKNESVLKAKAVVAFHRGNFRELYKILESHQFSPHNHPKLQQLWLKAHYVEAEKLRGRPLGAVGKYRVRRKFPLPRTIWDGEETSYCFKEKSRGVLREWYAHNPYPSPREKRELAEATGLTTTQVSNWFKNRRQRDRAAEAKERYLENTENNNTSTNKPNQLSPLDGGKPLMSSSEEEFSPPQSPDQNSVLLLQGNLNHARSSNYSLTGLTASQTSHSLQDSLLGPLTSSLVDLGS, from the exons ATGTCCATGCTGCCGTCCTTCGGCTTCACGCAGGAGCAAGTGGCCTGCGTGTGCGAGGTGCTCCAGCAAGGGGGGAACCTGGAGCGGCTGGGCCGGTTCCTCTGGTCCCTGCCGGCCTGCGACCACCTGCACAAGAACGAGAGCGTCCTCAAAGCCAAGGCGGTGGTGGCCTTCCACCGGGGCAACTTCCGCGAGCTCTACAAGATCCTGGAGAGCCACCAGTTCTCGCCCCACAACCACCCcaagctgcagcagctctggctcAAGGCGCACTACGTGGAAGCCGAGAAGCTACGGGGCAGACCCCTGGGCGCCGTGGGCAAGTACCGGGTGCGCCGAAAATTCCCCCTGCCCAGGACCATCTGGGATGGCGAGGAGACCAGCTACTGCTTCAAGGAGAAGTCCCGGGGCGTGCTGAGGGAGTGGTACGCACACAACCCCTACCCCTCGCCCCGGGAGAAAAGGGAGCTGGCCGAGGCCACCGGCCTCACCACCACCCAGGTCAGCAACTGGTTTAAAAACAGGAGGCAGCGGGACAGAGCAGCAGAGGCGAAGGAAAGGTACTT GGAGAACACTGAAAACAACAACACGTCCACCAACAAACCCAACCAGCTCTCTCCCCTGGATGGGGGCAAACCGCTTATGTCCAGCTCCGAAGAAGAATTCTCCCCCCCACAAAGTCCAGATCAGAACTCAGTCCTTCTGTTACAGGGAAACCTCAACCATGCCAGGAGCTCCAACTATTCCCTGACCGGCTTAACTGCCTCTCAGACCAGCCACAGCCTTCAGGACTCCCTGTTAGGACCCCTCACCTCGAGCTTGGTAGACCTCGGCTCCTAA